Proteins from one Desmodus rotundus isolate HL8 chromosome 9, HLdesRot8A.1, whole genome shotgun sequence genomic window:
- the ZNF594 gene encoding zinc finger protein 594: MPSLPVDSETRNKMKNWKAKMKISEEKDLARAVPEILQRQISQECGLVKTSDPEDRSLRHWVSPSEDAVKQPPSQERAIREVDLIPKKSIAGEGGHRFNEGGKILSARERSHRYDICGQSFKQKSEVTEHQKIDNIKKIYECKECGKTFNRGSSLIIHQRIHSVKKPYVCNECGKDFNQSSNLIIHQRIHTGKKPYICHECGKNFSQSSNLVRHKRIHSGENPYECKECGKAFKGSSNLVLHQRIHSGGKPYICNECGKAFNQSSDLITHHRIHTGEKPYECYECGQAFSQSSHLVTHQRIHTGEKPFKCNECEKAFRQRSRLTEHQRLHSGEKTHGCHECGKSFSGRTAFLKHQRLHTGKELECGKACTSELDLIKQQRIHREEKPYECNECGKTFRGSSDLIRHWIIHTGEKPYECSECGKAFSQRSHLITHQKIHTGEKPYQCKECGKAFRQHSLLIQHQRIHSGEKPYQCKECGKCFIWRTAFLKHRRLHTGEKLEEGEKTFGKDKLFKEEQRLHQKEKACLGNQCGRTFQSSSDLTTHQVTHTREKPYECKECGKTFSQSSDLMRHHRIHSGEKPYVCTKCGKSFRGSSDLIKHHRVHTGEKPYACLECGKAFSQNSHLISHQRIHTGEKLSECSSCGRAFSGRTAFLKHQKFHPGKELGKCERVFTQYLF; this comes from the exons ATGCCTTCTCTGCCAGTAG ATTCTGAGACCAGGAATAAGATGAAGAACTGGAAGGCAAAGATGaaaatttctgaagaaaaagattTAGCGAGGGCTGTACCGGAAATACTCCAAAGACAAATCTCCCAGGAATGTGGGTTAGTCAAAACCAGTGATCCCGAGGACAGGTCATTGCGACATTGGGTAAGCCCCTCGGAGGATGCAGTGAAGCAGCCTCCTTCCCAAGAGAGAGCCATCAGGGAAGTGGACCTCATCCCCAAGAAATCCATTGCAGGAGAGGGGGGCCACAGATTCaatgaaggaggaaaaatacTTTCTGCCAGAGAAAGATCCCACAGGTATGACATCTGTGGCCAGAGCTTCAAACAGAAGTCAGAAGTAACTGAACATCAGAAAATTGATAATATCAAGAAAAtctatgaatgtaaggaatgtggaaaaACTTTTAATCGGGGCTCAAGCCTGATTATACATCAGAGAATTCATTCAGTAAAGAAACCATATGtatgtaatgaatgtgggaaagaCTTTAATCAAAGTTCAAACCTTATTATACATCAAAGAATTCACACAGGAAAGAAGCCTTATATATGTCATGAATGTGGGAAAAACTTCAGTCAGAGCTCTAATCTAGTTAGACATAAGAGAATTCACAGTGGTGAGAATCCCTATGAATGTAAAgagtgtgggaaggccttcaaGGGAAGCTCAAACCTTGTCCTACACCAGAGAATTCATAGCGGAGGGAAGCCATATATATGTAAcgaatgtgggaaggccttcaaTCAAAGCTCAGATCTTATAACACATCACAgaattcacacaggagagaaaccctatgaatgttaTGAATGTGGACAAGCCTTCAGCCAAAGTTCACACCTTGTCACACATCAgcgaattcatactggagagaaacccttcaAGTGTAATGAATGTGAAAAGGCCTTCCGGCAGCGTTCACGCCTTACTGAACACCAGAGACTCCACAGTGGAGAGAAAACCCACGGATGTcatgaatgtgggaaatccttcaGTGGGCGCACAGCTTTTCTTAAACATCAGAGACTGCATACAGGAAAGGAACTTGAATGTGGAAAAGCCTGCACTTCTGAGTTGGACCTTATCAAACAACAGAGAATACATAGGGAAGAAAAACCATATGAATGTAATGAGTGTGGTAAAACTTTCCGGGGAAGTTCAGATCTAATTCGGCACTGGataattcatactggagagaaaccgtatgagtgtagtgaatgtgggaaagcctttagccAGAGGTCTCACCTCATTACACATCAaaaaattcatactggagagaaaccgtATCAGTGcaaagaatgtgggaaagccttccgGCAGCATTCACTCCTCATTCAACACCAGAGGATCCACAGTGGGGAGAAACCCTATcaatgtaaggaatgtggaaaaTGTTTCATCTGGCGCACAGCTTTTCTCAAACATCGAAgacttcacactggagagaaacttGAAGAAGGTGAGAAAACATTCGGCAAGGATAAGTTGTTTAAAGAAGAGCAGAGACTTCACCAGAAAGAGAAAGCTTGTCTGGGTAATCAGTGTGGTAGAACTTTCCAGAGCAGCTCAGACCTCACCACACATCAAGTCACTCACACCAGAGAGAAACCATATGAATgtaaagaatgtggaaaaacCTTCAGTCAGAGCTCAGACCTTATGAGACATCATAGAATTCATAGTGGTGAAAAACCTTATGTATGCACtaaatgtgggaaatcttttaggGGAAGCTCAGATCTTATTAAACACCATCgtgttcacactggagaaaaaccctaTGCATGCcttgaatgtgggaaagccttcagtcaGAACTCACACCTTATTAGTcaccagagaattcacactggagagaaactcTCTGAATGCAGCAGCTGTGGGAGGGCCTTCAGTGGGCGCACAGCCTTTCTTAAACATCAGAAATTTCATCCTGGAAAGGAACTTGGGAAATGTGAGAGGGTCTTCACACAGTACTTATTCTAA